One window from the genome of Acuticoccus sp. I52.16.1 encodes:
- a CDS encoding malonyl-CoA synthase gives MNHLIDALLAGKDDAAPFAEIPGNPTRHYTYGDVRRVSGRFAARLIELGVTPGDRVAVQVPKSIEALMLYLAVVRAGGVFLPLNTAYTAAEVAYFVGDAEPALVVCDPKDEAAIRPIAEKVGAKLETLGVWTAPDVPAGSFLAGVSEGLGIENDVPRGPDDLAAILYTSGTTGRSKGAMLSHANLASNSETLVGHWRFTKDDVLIHALPIYHTHGLFVATNVVMIAGASMIFLPKFDAKEAVALMPRASAIMGVPTFYVRLVAEPALAEASKNMRLFVSGSAPLLAETHDQFAKITGKAILERYGMTETNMNTSNPYDGDRRAGTVGFPLPGVELRVVEPETKEVKVLPQGEIGMIQVKGPNVFQGYWRMPEKTAEELAADGWFTTGDLGKVDERGYVHIVGRGKDLIISGGFNVYPKEVESVIDELPGVDESAVIGVPHPDFGEGVVAVVVPRAGETLDAATIEAALADKLARFKQPKLIDFVDALPRNTMGKVQKNVLREKHAGAFKA, from the coding sequence ATGAACCACCTCATCGACGCCCTTCTCGCCGGGAAGGACGACGCCGCCCCCTTTGCCGAGATCCCCGGCAACCCGACGCGTCACTACACCTACGGCGACGTGCGCCGCGTGTCCGGCCGGTTCGCCGCCCGCCTGATCGAGCTGGGCGTGACGCCGGGCGATCGCGTCGCCGTCCAGGTGCCGAAATCCATCGAAGCGTTGATGCTGTACCTCGCCGTGGTGCGGGCCGGCGGTGTCTTCCTGCCGCTCAACACCGCCTACACCGCCGCCGAGGTCGCCTATTTCGTCGGCGATGCCGAGCCGGCGCTGGTGGTGTGCGACCCGAAGGACGAGGCCGCCATCCGCCCCATCGCCGAAAAGGTCGGCGCCAAGCTGGAGACGCTCGGCGTGTGGACCGCGCCGGACGTTCCCGCCGGCTCCTTCCTGGCGGGTGTCTCCGAGGGCCTCGGCATCGAGAACGACGTGCCGCGCGGGCCGGACGACCTCGCCGCGATCCTCTACACCTCCGGCACGACGGGCCGCTCCAAGGGGGCGATGCTCTCCCACGCCAACCTGGCGTCCAACTCCGAGACGCTGGTCGGGCACTGGCGCTTCACCAAGGACGACGTCCTCATCCACGCGCTGCCGATCTACCACACGCACGGCCTGTTCGTGGCGACCAACGTCGTCATGATCGCCGGCGCGTCGATGATCTTCCTGCCGAAGTTCGACGCCAAGGAGGCGGTCGCGCTGATGCCGCGGGCGAGCGCGATCATGGGCGTGCCGACCTTCTACGTCCGCCTCGTCGCCGAGCCGGCGCTGGCCGAGGCGTCGAAGAACATGCGCCTCTTCGTCTCCGGCTCCGCGCCGCTGCTGGCCGAGACGCACGACCAGTTCGCCAAGATCACCGGCAAGGCGATCCTCGAGCGCTACGGCATGACCGAGACGAACATGAACACCTCCAACCCCTACGACGGCGACCGCCGCGCGGGGACAGTCGGCTTCCCGCTGCCGGGCGTGGAGCTGCGCGTCGTCGAGCCGGAGACGAAAGAGGTCAAGGTCCTGCCGCAGGGCGAGATCGGCATGATCCAGGTGAAGGGGCCGAACGTCTTCCAGGGCTACTGGCGGATGCCGGAGAAGACCGCCGAGGAGCTGGCCGCGGACGGCTGGTTCACCACCGGCGATCTCGGCAAGGTGGACGAGCGCGGCTATGTCCACATCGTCGGCCGCGGCAAGGATCTCATCATCTCGGGCGGCTTCAACGTCTACCCGAAGGAGGTCGAGAGCGTCATCGACGAGCTGCCGGGGGTCGACGAGTCGGCCGTCATCGGCGTGCCGCATCCGGACTTCGGGGAGGGCGTGGTGGCCGTGGTGGTTCCGCGCGCCGGCGAGACGCTGGACGCCGCCACCATCGAGGCCGCGCTGGCCGACAAGCTCGCCCGCTTCAAGCAGCCCAAGCTGATCGACTTCGTCGACGCCCTGCCGCGCAATACGATGGGCAAGGTGCAGAAGAACGTCCTGCGCGAGAAGCACGCCGGGGCCTTCAAGGCCTGA
- a CDS encoding TRAP transporter large permease codes for MDPLTLGALIGLATVVVLFSGISVAVGLLVVSTLFLLVFDGPASLELLPEIFFANLDDFALLSLPMFIIMGASIASTRAGADLYEALDRWLTRVPGGLVVSNLGACALFAAMSGSSPATCAAIGKMGIPEMRKRGYPSSVAAGSIAAGGTLGILIPPSVTMIVYGISTETSIGRLFLAGVVPGLVLVVLFMAWSIFSTWRQGAAHVALSATRYTWAERAEMLPRVLPFLAIIVGVLYALYGGVATPSETAAVGALLCIVVAVVIYRLFHPKALWVVLRDSTRESVMILFIIGAAGVFAFMMSNLFVTQSIAEWIKDLEVNRWVLMTVINVFLLVAGFFLPPVAVILMTAPILLPIVTSAGFDPYWFAVILTINMEIGLISPPVGLNLYVINGIAPDIPLKTILLGSLPYVLCMIVAIVILSIFPWLATGLPNLLMGPAL; via the coding sequence ATGGACCCGTTGACTCTCGGTGCCCTCATCGGGCTCGCCACGGTGGTCGTCCTGTTCTCGGGCATCTCCGTCGCCGTCGGCCTCTTGGTGGTGTCGACCCTTTTCCTCCTGGTGTTCGACGGCCCGGCCTCGCTGGAGCTGCTGCCGGAGATCTTCTTCGCCAACCTCGACGACTTCGCGCTCCTGTCGCTGCCGATGTTCATCATCATGGGCGCGTCGATCGCCTCCACGCGCGCCGGGGCCGACCTCTACGAGGCGCTCGACCGCTGGCTGACACGTGTCCCCGGCGGCCTCGTCGTGTCCAACCTGGGCGCCTGCGCGCTGTTCGCGGCGATGTCCGGCTCCTCGCCCGCCACGTGCGCGGCGATCGGCAAGATGGGCATCCCCGAGATGAGGAAGCGCGGCTACCCGTCCTCGGTGGCGGCCGGCTCCATCGCCGCGGGCGGTACGCTCGGCATCCTCATTCCGCCCTCCGTCACCATGATCGTCTACGGCATCTCGACCGAGACCTCGATCGGCCGGCTCTTCCTCGCCGGCGTCGTGCCGGGCCTCGTCCTGGTGGTGCTCTTCATGGCCTGGTCGATCTTCTCGACCTGGCGGCAGGGGGCGGCGCACGTCGCGCTGTCGGCCACGCGCTACACGTGGGCGGAGCGGGCCGAGATGCTGCCGCGGGTGCTGCCCTTCCTTGCCATCATCGTCGGCGTCCTCTACGCCCTCTATGGCGGCGTCGCGACCCCGTCGGAGACGGCCGCGGTCGGCGCGCTCCTGTGCATCGTCGTCGCCGTCGTCATCTACCGGCTGTTCCACCCGAAGGCGCTTTGGGTCGTCCTGCGCGACTCCACCCGCGAGAGCGTGATGATCCTCTTCATCATCGGCGCGGCGGGCGTGTTCGCGTTCATGATGTCGAACCTTTTCGTCACCCAGTCGATCGCCGAGTGGATCAAGGATCTCGAGGTCAACCGCTGGGTCCTGATGACGGTGATCAACGTCTTCCTGCTGGTCGCCGGGTTCTTCCTGCCACCGGTCGCGGTCATCCTGATGACGGCGCCGATCCTCCTGCCGATCGTCACCTCCGCCGGCTTCGACCCCTATTGGTTCGCGGTGATTTTGACGATCAACATGGAAATCGGGCTGATCTCTCCGCCCGTCGGCCTCAACCTCTATGTCATCAACGGCATCGCGCCGGACATTCCGCTGAAAACGATCCTTCTCGGATCGCTCCCCTATGTCCTATGCATGATCGTCGCGATCGTGATCCTGTCGATCTTCCCCTGGCTCGCGACCGGACTGCCCAATCTTCTCATGGGACCTGCCCTATGA
- a CDS encoding TRAP transporter small permease yields the protein MTSIETSRPPRGPATAFGRAVRTVSRICGALSAAMIVASVVITCQLIFVRFVLNQSTIWQTEAVTYLMIGATLIGLPYVQLLRGHVNVELVPLLLPPRARRILVGATTLLTLAIALLMLFYGYELFSFALERNWRSDTVWGVKLWIPYVALPIGFALYSLQLIADIIAPAPPPLAEPTLGAAIPSAPERPDAGEKAALSQPSE from the coding sequence ATGACCTCTATCGAGACCAGCCGGCCCCCCAGGGGGCCGGCAACCGCGTTCGGGCGTGCGGTGCGCACCGTCTCGCGCATCTGCGGCGCCCTGTCCGCGGCGATGATCGTCGCGTCGGTGGTCATCACCTGCCAGCTCATCTTCGTGCGCTTCGTGTTGAACCAATCCACCATCTGGCAGACCGAGGCCGTCACCTACCTGATGATCGGCGCGACGCTCATCGGCCTCCCCTACGTCCAGCTCCTGCGCGGGCACGTGAACGTGGAGCTGGTCCCGTTGCTGCTGCCGCCGCGGGCGCGGCGGATCCTGGTCGGTGCGACGACGCTGCTGACGCTGGCGATCGCCCTCCTGATGCTCTTCTACGGCTACGAGCTGTTCAGCTTCGCTCTGGAGCGCAACTGGCGCTCGGACACCGTCTGGGGCGTCAAGCTGTGGATCCCCTACGTCGCCCTGCCGATCGGCTTCGCGCTCTATTCGCTGCAGCTCATCGCCGACATCATCGCCCCCGCGCCGCCGCCGCTGGCCGAGCCGACCCTCGGCGCCGCCATCCCCTCCGCGCCCGAGCGGCCGGATGCGGGCGAGAAGGCCGCGCTCTCCCAACCTTCGGAGTGA
- the dctP gene encoding TRAP transporter substrate-binding protein DctP, with translation MFFRLTASVAALALVPTMAFAVDLKLSHQWSTSDVRHKVAQMVADEVADDGINIQIYPSASLFKANEQYNPLSRGRLDMTVLPLSYAGGQRPAYNLTLMPGLVKSHDHAARLVDSPFMDELEKIMAEDDVMVLVHGYLAGGFAGAEECVTGPDTVKGKQMRAAGKAFEQMLAQAGASITSLPSSELYSAMQSGVVDAANTSSSSFVSYRLYEQVKCFTPVSDYSLWFMYQPLLMNKSTFESLTEDQQKALLEAGAKAQAYYLEEAKLEDEAATQKFREAGVEIAEMSEEEFNAWRDVAKESSYKEFVAETPDGQKLLDAALAVE, from the coding sequence ATGTTCTTTCGACTGACGGCGTCCGTCGCCGCGCTCGCTCTGGTCCCGACCATGGCCTTCGCCGTGGACCTCAAGCTCAGCCACCAGTGGTCCACCAGCGACGTTCGCCACAAGGTGGCGCAGATGGTGGCCGACGAAGTCGCCGACGACGGCATCAACATCCAGATCTACCCGTCGGCCTCGCTGTTCAAGGCCAACGAGCAGTACAACCCGCTGTCGCGCGGCCGGCTCGACATGACGGTCCTGCCGCTCTCCTATGCCGGCGGCCAGCGTCCCGCCTACAACCTCACCCTGATGCCGGGCCTCGTGAAGAGCCACGATCACGCCGCCCGCCTGGTCGACTCGCCGTTCATGGACGAGCTCGAGAAGATCATGGCCGAAGACGACGTGATGGTCCTCGTCCACGGCTACCTCGCCGGCGGCTTCGCGGGTGCGGAGGAGTGCGTGACCGGGCCGGACACCGTGAAGGGCAAGCAGATGCGCGCCGCCGGCAAGGCGTTCGAGCAGATGCTGGCGCAGGCCGGGGCGTCGATCACCTCGCTGCCGTCGTCCGAGCTCTACTCGGCGATGCAGTCGGGCGTGGTGGACGCGGCCAACACCTCCTCGTCGAGCTTCGTCTCCTACCGCCTGTACGAGCAGGTGAAGTGCTTCACGCCAGTGTCCGATTATTCGCTCTGGTTCATGTATCAGCCCCTGCTCATGAACAAGTCGACCTTCGAGAGCCTCACCGAGGACCAGCAGAAGGCCCTTCTGGAGGCGGGTGCCAAGGCGCAGGCCTACTACCTGGAGGAGGCCAAGCTGGAGGACGAGGCGGCCACGCAGAAGTTCCGCGAAGCCGGGGTCGAGATCGCCGAGATGAGCGAGGAGGAGTTCAACGCCTGGCGCGACGTCGCCAAGGAGTCCTCCTACAAGGAGTTCGTCGCCGAGACGCCGGACGGGCAGAAGCTCCTCGACGCCGCACTCGCGGTCGAATGA
- the hemH gene encoding ferrochelatase codes for MDMIETKVEPFAGRPGQLPADHPPVKFGRVGVLLVNLGTPEGTSYWPMRRYLKEFLSDRRVIEVPRAIWWPLLNLVILSKRPQASGKAYDEVWNRELDESPLKTVTRSQAEKLAATLSTDPRIEVEWAMRYGLPPIKEKLEALQAKGCERILLFPLYPQYAAATTATVNDKAFDALKAMRWQPALRTVPQYCDDPIYIDALARSLTDHLATLDFEPDMVLTSYHGIPQDYLDKGDPYHCHCHKTTRLLQERLGWPDGRLMVTFQSRFGKAEWIKPYTDATVKSLPGKGVKKIAVMMPGFVTDCLETLEEIAGENAEYFHEAGGEKFSAVPCLNDSDHGMAVIEHVVRRELMGWI; via the coding sequence ATGGACATGATCGAGACCAAGGTCGAGCCGTTCGCCGGGCGTCCCGGGCAGCTCCCGGCCGATCATCCGCCCGTGAAGTTCGGCCGCGTCGGGGTGCTGCTCGTCAACCTCGGCACGCCCGAGGGGACCAGCTACTGGCCCATGCGCCGCTACCTCAAGGAGTTCCTCTCCGATCGCCGCGTGATCGAGGTGCCGCGCGCCATCTGGTGGCCGCTCCTCAACCTCGTCATCCTGTCCAAGCGGCCGCAGGCGTCCGGCAAGGCCTACGACGAGGTGTGGAACCGCGAGCTGGACGAGTCGCCGCTCAAGACCGTCACCCGCAGCCAGGCCGAGAAGCTCGCCGCGACGCTGTCGACCGACCCGCGCATCGAGGTCGAATGGGCGATGCGCTACGGCCTGCCGCCCATCAAGGAGAAGCTGGAGGCGCTCCAGGCGAAGGGGTGCGAGCGCATCCTGCTCTTCCCGCTCTATCCGCAGTATGCCGCGGCGACGACCGCCACCGTCAACGACAAGGCGTTCGATGCGCTGAAAGCGATGCGCTGGCAGCCGGCGCTGCGCACCGTGCCGCAATATTGCGACGACCCGATCTATATCGACGCGCTGGCCCGCTCGCTGACCGACCATCTCGCCACACTCGACTTCGAGCCCGACATGGTGCTGACCTCTTATCACGGCATCCCGCAGGACTACCTCGACAAGGGCGACCCCTACCACTGCCATTGCCACAAGACGACGCGGCTGCTGCAAGAGCGGCTCGGCTGGCCGGACGGCAGGCTGATGGTCACCTTCCAGTCGCGCTTCGGCAAGGCGGAGTGGATCAAGCCCTATACCGACGCGACGGTGAAGAGCCTGCCCGGCAAAGGCGTGAAGAAGATCGCCGTCATGATGCCCGGCTTCGTGACCGACTGCCTGGAGACGCTGGAGGAAATCGCCGGCGAGAACGCCGAATATTTCCACGAGGCGGGCGGCGAGAAGTTCTCCGCCGTCCCCTGCCTCAACGACAGCGACCACGGCATGGCGGTGATCGAGCACGTCGTGCGGCGCGAGCTGATGGGCTGGATCTGA
- a CDS encoding GFA family protein, with product MSAAPITGRCYCGATTIHAAQAPQTVAYCHCDDCRRVTGAPVAAFAAFAEGDVTVAPAGATVRANPGVARTFCPACGSPLTGRYDYLPGQVFVSLGLLDQAADLAPQLHAHAGTALPWLHITDDLPRVEASSRDTLGEAADTGE from the coding sequence GTGAGTGCGGCGCCCATCACCGGCCGCTGCTACTGCGGGGCGACCACGATCCACGCCGCGCAAGCGCCGCAAACGGTCGCCTACTGCCACTGCGACGACTGTCGGCGCGTGACCGGCGCCCCTGTCGCCGCCTTCGCGGCCTTCGCCGAAGGGGACGTCACCGTTGCCCCGGCGGGCGCCACGGTCCGCGCCAACCCCGGCGTGGCGCGGACGTTCTGTCCGGCGTGCGGCTCCCCGCTGACGGGACGTTACGACTATCTGCCAGGCCAGGTCTTCGTCTCGCTCGGGCTTCTCGATCAGGCCGCCGACCTCGCGCCGCAGCTCCACGCCCACGCCGGCACAGCCCTGCCGTGGCTGCACATCACCGACGATCTGCCGCGCGTGGAGGCGAGCTCGCGCGATACGCTCGGCGAGGCGGCCGATACCGGCGAGTAG